Proteins from one Leptospira johnsonii genomic window:
- a CDS encoding DUF1318 domain-containing protein: MKNIPKSTIILFAFFPLVVYCPIKAPPITFTQTQTAAEKQMLGEDRNLEKDGWLIASIKTSSSGSEIWERDLIKEEFGNASDNQFYMALRILAYLARELREYRSLGILAEGLDGKVRWNPKIREAGVEKISKDPKQKSRIDDIVKLTNENREIVIKEKLKKAFADPNRSLSEKEKNSIKESVQTTWLRSVDIGEYYEASAGNWKKRE; the protein is encoded by the coding sequence ATGAAGAATATTCCAAAATCCACTATTATTCTTTTTGCATTCTTTCCTTTGGTCGTGTATTGCCCGATTAAGGCTCCTCCGATCACGTTTACCCAGACACAAACCGCAGCTGAAAAACAAATGTTGGGAGAGGATCGAAATCTGGAAAAAGACGGATGGCTCATTGCATCCATTAAAACTTCTTCTTCCGGCTCCGAGATCTGGGAAAGAGATCTGATCAAGGAAGAATTTGGAAATGCTTCAGATAACCAATTCTATATGGCGCTTCGTATTCTGGCCTATCTTGCAAGGGAGTTAAGAGAATATAGAAGTCTAGGAATTTTGGCGGAAGGCTTGGACGGGAAAGTAAGATGGAATCCAAAGATTAGAGAGGCTGGAGTGGAGAAGATCTCTAAAGATCCAAAGCAAAAGTCTCGTATAGATGATATTGTTAAACTTACGAATGAAAATAGAGAGATCGTAATTAAAGAAAAACTAAAGAAGGCGTTTGCCGATCCAAACCGCAGCCTCTCTGAGAAAGAAAAAAATTCTATCAAGGAAAGTGTCCAAACCACCTGGCTTCGGTCTGTGGACATAGGGGAATATTACGAGGCCTCCGCTGGGAATTGGAAAAAGAGGGAATAA
- a CDS encoding STAS domain-containing protein, with product MKIKVTTKNDVHIIKIEGPIKAGNEFELGQKIEEYISKGDVPKFIIDLKKVPFINSAGLGMFLNIYKHIDGLKGRMVFTNLNNDIENLMEITKLASIFEIYKTLEEAIESFEY from the coding sequence ATGAAAATCAAAGTCACCACTAAAAACGACGTTCACATCATCAAGATCGAAGGCCCGATTAAAGCGGGTAACGAATTCGAACTTGGTCAAAAAATCGAGGAGTATATCTCGAAAGGTGACGTTCCTAAGTTTATCATCGACCTGAAAAAAGTTCCTTTCATCAACTCAGCCGGTTTGGGGATGTTCCTTAATATCTACAAACATATCGACGGCTTGAAGGGTCGCATGGTATTTACCAATTTGAATAATGATATCGAAAATTTAATGGAGATTACAAAGTTAGCCAGCATTTTCGAGATCTATAAAACGCTGGAAGAGGCTATCGAATCCTTCGAGTATTAG
- a CDS encoding PAS domain S-box protein produces the protein MTHPWLLPTIIAATPSAFFLFFIYLYLYKKEGQKALLAWSICWAFHLLGYLGNIMQVGGADSYRYFPAFSIDFIRALLQFLGCLYFLNRSFSRPFQILFSLTGLWALYLDFEKIRDAYMIWPIYILIGGSQIYTGIIFLKTKNLIPSIGKIIAGWIFILWGIHVLNYPFLRFHPEFGFIGFFLAGLFRFASAIVILLVFFEETKAALSKTEGNYKKIVDTTLEGIWLIDKDAKTRFVNSRMAEFLGMTEKELVGKSLFDFITADTLDSVNKRLEERKQGQAEVHDFYFKRPDGVSVWLLMSTNPIFDSQGNYDGALAMCTDITYYKKTETALKESERQLSTLIRNLPGIAYRCAYNPDWTMEFISEGCFELTGYSPSDFVSNRTISFGEIIHPEDAERVFQEVTEAVTKNIPYRLFYRIYQRSGKMRWAFEQGSGVRGENGELIALEGFITDFTQVKLAEEIMANSLQEKDILLKEVHHRVKNYLQVLSSLLSIQLEQVDGEATNPTQVLTESQNRILSMAYVHESLYGAHRISDEFFPEFVSRLVDSLLKSFGHKKEEIQIFLNCESLPIKQNSAIPIGLILNELVTNVLKHAFSVKKHSEEKIIKISFYKDGNWINLDVTDNGKGKSLDPKPEDSMGLELVDLLTKQLKGSVIDLSSEQGTVTRIRFPASY, from the coding sequence GTGACTCATCCTTGGTTATTACCCACCATCATCGCGGCTACGCCTTCCGCCTTTTTTCTATTTTTTATCTATCTATATTTATATAAGAAAGAAGGACAGAAGGCTTTGCTTGCCTGGTCCATCTGCTGGGCATTCCATCTTTTAGGCTATTTAGGAAATATTATGCAAGTAGGAGGTGCGGACTCTTACAGATATTTTCCTGCCTTCTCTATTGATTTCATCCGAGCACTTCTCCAATTCTTGGGATGTTTATATTTTCTAAATAGATCATTCTCCAGACCTTTTCAGATACTATTTTCGTTAACAGGTCTTTGGGCTTTGTATCTGGATTTTGAAAAGATTCGGGATGCTTATATGATTTGGCCTATCTATATATTAATAGGCGGATCCCAAATTTATACTGGGATCATATTTCTAAAGACAAAAAACCTGATCCCTAGCATAGGCAAGATTATCGCAGGTTGGATCTTTATTCTCTGGGGAATTCACGTACTCAATTATCCATTCTTACGATTTCATCCTGAATTCGGCTTTATAGGTTTTTTCCTCGCTGGTCTTTTTAGATTTGCCTCAGCAATCGTAATTCTACTCGTATTCTTCGAAGAAACAAAAGCGGCACTTTCTAAAACGGAAGGAAATTATAAAAAGATAGTAGATACAACCTTGGAAGGAATTTGGCTCATCGACAAGGACGCTAAAACTAGATTCGTAAATTCCAGAATGGCAGAATTCCTAGGAATGACCGAAAAAGAACTCGTGGGTAAAAGTTTATTCGACTTTATCACCGCAGATACGTTAGACTCAGTCAATAAAAGATTAGAAGAAAGAAAACAAGGACAAGCAGAGGTCCATGATTTCTATTTCAAACGTCCGGATGGCGTATCTGTATGGCTTTTAATGTCCACAAATCCGATCTTCGATTCCCAAGGAAATTATGACGGTGCACTCGCAATGTGTACTGATATTACTTATTATAAAAAAACGGAAACCGCATTAAAAGAAAGTGAAAGACAACTTTCTACTCTAATTCGAAATCTTCCGGGTATCGCATATCGCTGTGCATATAATCCCGATTGGACAATGGAGTTTATTAGCGAGGGTTGTTTCGAACTTACCGGCTATTCTCCGTCCGATTTTGTTTCCAATCGTACTATTTCTTTTGGAGAGATCATTCATCCGGAAGATGCGGAAAGAGTATTTCAAGAAGTTACGGAAGCCGTAACTAAGAATATTCCGTATCGACTCTTTTACCGGATCTATCAAAGAAGTGGAAAAATGCGCTGGGCATTCGAGCAAGGCTCTGGGGTCAGAGGAGAGAACGGTGAATTAATCGCCTTGGAAGGTTTTATTACAGACTTCACCCAAGTAAAACTAGCTGAAGAAATTATGGCAAATTCTCTCCAGGAAAAAGATATCTTACTCAAAGAAGTGCATCATAGAGTTAAAAACTATCTGCAAGTTTTGTCCAGTTTACTTTCCATCCAATTGGAACAGGTTGATGGAGAAGCAACTAATCCAACTCAGGTCTTAACGGAGTCCCAAAATCGGATCCTATCCATGGCTTATGTGCATGAGTCCTTGTACGGAGCGCATAGGATCAGCGACGAATTTTTCCCGGAGTTCGTAAGCAGGCTTGTAGACAGTCTTCTTAAATCCTTCGGTCACAAAAAGGAAGAAATCCAGATTTTCCTGAATTGTGAATCTCTTCCAATCAAACAAAATTCTGCCATCCCGATCGGCCTGATCCTGAATGAGTTAGTGACTAACGTTCTAAAACACGCATTCTCAGTAAAAAAACATTCCGAGGAAAAGATCATCAAGATCTCTTTTTACAAGGATGGAAATTGGATCAACTTGGATGTTACGGATAATGGAAAAGGAAAATCCTTGGATCCTAAACCGGAGGATTCCATGGGTCTTGAACTTGTAGATCTTTTGACTAAACAGCTAAAGGGTTCAGTGATAGATCTTTCTTCCGAGCAAGGAACCGTTACTAGGATACGCTTCCCCGCTTCATATTAG
- a CDS encoding LIC_11026 family protein, producing the protein MASEFLQYLKKKKLRLGIIAGIFLFYHLLFNSITGQILFDKIASSVFAGKFEANVRSFSPLYGFRFTDVKLYPTTDWGQKPVMTAKELGLSYNLPLAIFGRLKISKISIQGLELDLHQRGNLWNISSVFPPSKKEEVPVEKSEPLTEIRTYIPVSAFLELDLKDINVHVNSENGSKSYSAGLEGLELGFLLDTDRFTRIPFDLKILDLIDEFQVKLNPENQIKLRFQDSSGGLDHPFRCTWIWERAEGSKSGFHSKLDLGSEKIPIRIANRVSAPFGFSLKYDLDVSPEKKELLLRNLEWKVGEDTWLEGSGKISDFAADSGKVNLAIQKSRIRLSPLSDFLHSLGFDSFSMSGEASLAPILAEGGWDNLRVLGEIRGNGLDFRIGKKRHSVPVFNLDWDVRIDPQSEKDPGPKIPLPWMRSFTFKNLKVIYNEILLEGNLNYSQAEGPNLNLKLDNFGLGDYLKGYSGKFSAELSALGKDFSQLDAGLKLRAKGFRFPLGRGNSGNIHLEGGLKAIFHFPKKAWGLEEILVSNLGLQAFSPEGNSAAKLDTGGRIGLGEPFVLDLKKAGLDLDLEHLVPLLPLSLRETLIPVRNQVGKKVALDGDFYYSLGKHGQNIQGSLGVDLPGMNLRDGKLSIDLKMIGSPSSKIKIDKLELSAFSQKLHLGLGGELTKASKNGPPPSMGEFVPNLKGELKLLSSKESGLIKGLFFQGEAGIKFNWYANVIQGNLISKNSNILLQSGVCPGYDCKLYRIDGWNADVPFAHDLSVKETKNLIEGNKRKFVMNYGRTPAPNFTIRQIIGNHPSLKGTPFEYSRPKADSPGLSANLEYSENYLRMDYLKVYTLDGEIWGKDMIVNVGSGDPEKMEYSVSLRVKDIDLKQLLPAKTQPKIDDGKVKADLNLWGRNLGDPVPNLNLFFSIYQIGNDFGKSAINIFAPSNILTDFIYGSYAVDKIELELSKGLVYAVILFKRSILGTIIQLENNQVSQQRMPLANFLKRAQNEIETFNQ; encoded by the coding sequence TTGGCTTCCGAGTTCTTACAGTATTTGAAAAAGAAAAAGCTCCGCCTTGGGATCATTGCGGGGATTTTTCTCTTCTATCATCTCCTTTTCAACTCAATCACAGGACAGATCCTATTCGATAAAATCGCCTCTTCCGTTTTTGCGGGAAAGTTCGAGGCGAATGTCAGAAGTTTTTCTCCACTCTATGGATTCAGATTCACTGATGTAAAATTGTATCCCACAACCGACTGGGGTCAGAAGCCTGTAATGACCGCTAAAGAACTGGGGCTCTCCTACAATCTTCCACTCGCCATCTTCGGAAGATTGAAAATTTCCAAAATTTCCATCCAAGGATTGGAGTTGGACCTCCACCAAAGAGGAAACCTTTGGAATATCTCCTCTGTTTTCCCTCCTAGCAAAAAAGAAGAAGTTCCTGTCGAAAAAAGTGAACCTCTTACTGAGATCCGTACCTATATTCCAGTCAGCGCATTCTTAGAACTGGACCTGAAAGACATCAATGTTCATGTGAATTCGGAAAACGGTTCCAAGTCTTACTCTGCAGGGCTGGAAGGGTTGGAACTTGGATTTCTTTTGGATACGGATCGTTTCACTCGGATCCCATTCGATCTAAAAATTTTGGATCTGATAGATGAGTTCCAAGTGAAGTTGAATCCGGAGAATCAGATCAAACTTCGATTCCAAGATTCTTCAGGAGGACTAGACCATCCATTCAGATGTACATGGATTTGGGAAAGGGCAGAAGGTTCCAAATCTGGATTTCATTCCAAGCTCGACCTTGGCTCCGAAAAAATACCTATACGAATCGCAAACAGAGTCAGCGCACCTTTCGGTTTTTCATTGAAATATGACTTGGATGTTTCTCCAGAGAAGAAGGAACTCCTACTTAGGAATTTAGAATGGAAAGTAGGAGAAGACACTTGGTTAGAAGGGAGCGGAAAAATTTCCGACTTCGCAGCGGATTCCGGAAAAGTGAATCTTGCCATCCAAAAATCCAGAATAAGACTTTCGCCTTTATCAGATTTTTTACATAGTCTTGGATTCGATTCTTTCTCCATGAGTGGAGAAGCAAGCCTTGCGCCGATTTTGGCGGAAGGAGGCTGGGACAATTTAAGAGTCCTAGGAGAAATCCGAGGAAACGGATTGGATTTTAGGATCGGGAAGAAGAGACATTCTGTCCCTGTATTCAATTTGGATTGGGACGTTCGGATCGATCCTCAGAGTGAAAAAGATCCGGGACCCAAGATCCCTCTTCCATGGATGAGATCTTTTACATTCAAAAATTTGAAAGTAATATATAATGAGATCCTGTTGGAGGGGAATTTAAATTATTCTCAGGCGGAAGGACCCAACTTAAATCTGAAATTGGATAATTTCGGGTTAGGAGATTATCTAAAAGGATATTCCGGAAAATTCTCCGCAGAACTTTCCGCCTTAGGAAAGGATTTTTCGCAGCTGGACGCCGGCCTAAAATTAAGAGCCAAGGGTTTTAGATTTCCGCTGGGTAGGGGCAATTCGGGAAATATACATTTGGAAGGGGGCTTAAAAGCTATATTCCATTTTCCTAAAAAAGCCTGGGGCCTAGAGGAAATTTTAGTATCTAATCTAGGCTTGCAGGCCTTCTCCCCTGAAGGGAACTCAGCAGCAAAATTGGATACGGGCGGAAGGATAGGACTTGGAGAACCTTTCGTATTAGATCTGAAAAAAGCGGGATTGGATCTGGACTTAGAACATCTTGTTCCACTTCTTCCTTTATCTCTCCGGGAAACTTTGATCCCGGTTCGAAACCAAGTAGGAAAGAAGGTCGCATTGGATGGAGACTTTTATTATTCGCTTGGAAAACATGGACAGAATATCCAAGGAAGTCTTGGCGTCGATCTGCCTGGGATGAATCTGAGAGATGGAAAATTATCTATAGATCTAAAAATGATCGGAAGTCCAAGTTCCAAGATCAAAATAGATAAACTCGAGTTAAGTGCATTCTCCCAAAAATTACATTTAGGATTGGGTGGAGAACTGACCAAGGCCTCCAAAAATGGACCACCCCCCTCTATGGGAGAGTTTGTTCCGAATTTAAAAGGAGAATTAAAACTTTTATCTTCCAAGGAAAGCGGACTGATCAAGGGGCTTTTCTTCCAAGGAGAAGCTGGGATCAAATTTAACTGGTATGCGAATGTTATCCAAGGAAATCTAATATCTAAAAATTCTAATATACTTTTGCAAAGTGGGGTCTGCCCAGGATACGATTGTAAACTATATCGGATAGACGGATGGAATGCGGATGTTCCATTTGCTCACGATCTTTCCGTAAAAGAGACCAAAAATCTGATCGAGGGGAACAAACGAAAATTCGTGATGAACTACGGTAGGACCCCGGCCCCGAATTTTACGATCCGACAGATTATAGGAAATCATCCTTCTTTAAAAGGAACACCTTTTGAATACAGTAGGCCTAAGGCTGATTCTCCGGGACTTTCTGCCAACCTGGAATACTCAGAAAATTATTTACGAATGGATTATCTCAAAGTATATACTCTGGACGGAGAAATTTGGGGTAAGGATATGATCGTTAACGTGGGCTCCGGCGATCCTGAAAAAATGGAATACTCCGTTTCTTTGAGAGTAAAGGATATAGATCTAAAACAATTGCTTCCTGCAAAAACTCAACCTAAGATAGATGATGGAAAAGTGAAAGCGGACCTGAATCTATGGGGAAGAAATCTGGGGGATCCTGTGCCTAACTTAAATCTATTTTTTAGTATCTATCAGATCGGAAACGATTTCGGAAAAAGTGCGATCAACATTTTTGCACCTTCCAACATACTCACTGATTTTATTTACGGAAGTTATGCAGTGGATAAGATAGAATTGGAATTGTCCAAGGGTTTGGTTTACGCAGTTATCTTATTCAAACGTTCCATTTTAGGAACGATCATCCAGTTGGAAAATAACCAGGTGTCTCAGCAAAGAATGCCTTTGGCGAATTTTCTCAAACGTGCTCAGAACGAGATCGAAACTTTCAATCAGTAG
- a CDS encoding sterol desaturase family protein: MNEIVDQIGYTAYYFLTLGMLWFRYILMAGIAYVFIWVIYKERLKHKIIQNKLPEKDKISHELKYSAISLAIFAASGILVVLMKNAGWTFIYDKVEDYGVPYLLFSIVALIFLHDTYFYWTHRLMHHPLLFKRMHLVHHKSTNPSPWAAFSFHPYEAVVEAGIVPLVILFLPVHTTALLIFFFYSNFLNVLGHLSFELFPKGFIENRILRLHNSTTHHNMHHKYFNCNYSLYFNIWDRIMGTNHENYFDTFREVANREPEAIGDVETPTSAITSGI, encoded by the coding sequence ATGAACGAAATTGTGGATCAAATAGGCTACACTGCTTATTATTTTTTGACCTTAGGTATGTTATGGTTTCGCTATATTTTGATGGCCGGAATCGCTTATGTTTTTATTTGGGTGATCTATAAAGAAAGGCTTAAACACAAGATCATCCAGAATAAACTTCCGGAAAAAGATAAAATTTCCCACGAACTCAAATATTCCGCGATCTCTCTCGCGATCTTTGCTGCTTCCGGAATTCTGGTGGTCTTAATGAAGAATGCAGGCTGGACTTTTATCTACGATAAGGTAGAAGATTACGGGGTTCCTTATCTTCTATTCAGCATCGTTGCCTTGATATTCTTGCATGACACTTACTTTTATTGGACCCATCGTTTGATGCATCATCCTCTTCTTTTCAAAAGAATGCATCTGGTCCATCATAAGTCCACGAATCCTTCCCCTTGGGCTGCATTCTCATTTCATCCGTACGAAGCAGTGGTAGAGGCGGGAATTGTTCCTCTAGTGATCCTGTTTTTACCAGTGCATACTACTGCTCTATTGATATTCTTCTTTTACAGTAATTTTCTAAATGTGTTAGGGCATCTTTCTTTCGAACTTTTTCCGAAAGGGTTTATAGAAAATAGAATATTAAGACTTCATAATTCTACCACGCATCATAATATGCATCATAAATACTTTAACTGTAACTACAGTCTGTATTTTAATATTTGGGATAGGATCATGGGCACTAATCACGAAAATTATTTCGATACTTTCAGGGAAGTAGCGAATCGAGAGCCTGAGGCAATAGGAGATGTTGAAACTCCAACATCGGCGATTACCTCGGGAATTTAA
- a CDS encoding glycosyltransferase family 2 protein: MPAKPPLLSLVIPVYNEEKTIPELVKRLRGLLSILKEKHRFGKEDAEILFVNDGSRDGTFDVLKKFCESEPSFFLLNLSRNYGHQLAITAGIDTARGETVAVMDGDLQDPPEFVADLYAKMSEGYDVVYARRKKREGESFFKLITAHVFYRILKKITRFDIPIDTGDFRIMSRRVTNVLVSMREQHRYIRGLIAWIGFKQTGLEYDRDERFDGETKFSVSKMLKFALDGITSFSSAPLKFSSYLGFASAFFGALYTVYILYLKLFTDNTIQGWTSVMIVVLVLGGIQLIALGMIGEYLSRVNDQSKNRPLYVIEKIYSVRPKSKK, from the coding sequence ATGCCCGCTAAGCCCCCTCTTTTATCCCTAGTCATTCCCGTTTATAACGAGGAAAAAACCATCCCCGAACTTGTGAAAAGACTCCGGGGCCTACTCAGTATCTTAAAAGAAAAACACCGCTTCGGAAAAGAAGATGCGGAAATTCTTTTTGTAAACGACGGCTCAAGAGACGGAACCTTCGATGTATTAAAAAAATTCTGCGAATCAGAGCCTTCTTTTTTTCTTCTGAACTTATCTAGGAATTACGGACACCAATTGGCCATCACTGCAGGGATCGACACTGCAAGAGGGGAAACAGTCGCCGTCATGGACGGAGACTTGCAAGATCCTCCAGAGTTCGTAGCCGACCTTTACGCAAAGATGTCAGAAGGTTACGACGTAGTTTATGCCAGAAGGAAAAAAAGAGAAGGTGAGTCCTTTTTCAAACTGATCACCGCTCATGTATTTTACAGGATCCTAAAAAAAATCACTCGCTTCGATATCCCGATCGATACTGGAGATTTCAGGATCATGAGCAGAAGAGTGACGAATGTGTTAGTCTCCATGAGAGAACAGCATCGTTATATCCGAGGACTGATCGCTTGGATCGGTTTCAAACAAACCGGTTTGGAATATGATCGCGACGAACGTTTTGATGGAGAGACCAAGTTTTCAGTCAGCAAGATGTTAAAGTTCGCATTGGATGGCATCACTTCCTTCTCCTCTGCTCCACTCAAATTTTCCTCTTATTTAGGATTTGCTTCCGCATTTTTCGGAGCATTGTATACGGTCTATATTCTCTACTTAAAATTGTTTACTGATAATACCATCCAAGGTTGGACCTCGGTCATGATCGTAGTTCTGGTATTAGGTGGGATCCAGCTCATCGCATTAGGTATGATTGGCGAATATTTGAGCAGAGTAAACGATCAGTCCAAGAACCGCCCTCTGTATGTGATCGAAAAGATATACTCAGTACGACCAAAAAGTAAAAAATGA
- a CDS encoding AraC family transcriptional regulator, producing MISQITDILHLFCLSNLIFIIGLLGWRYFYDLRIRIAGGFSFGIVCYILLSLDPDLKIPYSIRVFLFAGLISLPFFFWMTSLAIFEDHFEIKYWYWFLLLGKVGVSAWSVYPVLDLINMRGPIVSETVLAHIIIPTLLSLGFVVAAIIRIYSGRKDDLVETRRRLREVHILMTGSVITFNMFSHLILRGRILSEILDLANVIFAWGLILAFMYLVFELKDGLVDPRPEESEDKEEKAVYADPALKKKLVSAFEETKLYRKEGLTIGQLAEDLEIQEYKLRRLINQAMGFRNFPDFLNRYRIQEACEILLDSGKDEIPIIRVAMDLGYQSLGPFNRAFKELTGVTPTEFRRNRGRDGSLKSTADFEIS from the coding sequence GTATCGCTGGAGGTTTTTCTTTCGGGATCGTTTGTTATATTCTACTATCCTTGGATCCTGATCTTAAGATCCCTTATTCCATCCGAGTATTCTTGTTTGCGGGTCTTATCAGTTTACCTTTTTTCTTTTGGATGACTAGTCTTGCTATCTTCGAGGATCATTTCGAGATCAAATATTGGTATTGGTTTTTGCTTCTCGGTAAGGTCGGGGTCTCTGCTTGGTCTGTCTATCCTGTATTAGATCTGATCAATATGAGAGGACCTATCGTTTCTGAAACGGTCCTTGCTCATATCATCATTCCTACTCTTCTTTCCTTGGGCTTTGTTGTGGCCGCCATCATCCGAATTTATTCAGGCAGAAAGGACGATCTTGTAGAGACAAGAAGAAGGCTGCGCGAAGTCCATATTTTGATGACTGGAAGCGTAATCACTTTTAATATGTTCTCCCACCTGATCTTAAGAGGCAGGATCTTATCCGAAATTTTAGATTTGGCGAATGTGATCTTTGCTTGGGGACTTATACTTGCATTCATGTACTTGGTCTTCGAATTGAAAGATGGTTTGGTGGATCCAAGACCCGAAGAAAGTGAGGACAAAGAAGAGAAAGCAGTATATGCAGATCCTGCTTTGAAGAAAAAATTAGTCTCCGCATTCGAAGAAACAAAACTTTATAGAAAAGAAGGTCTGACAATCGGGCAGCTCGCTGAAGATCTGGAAATTCAGGAATACAAGCTCAGAAGGCTTATCAACCAGGCCATGGGTTTTCGTAATTTTCCGGATTTCCTAAATCGTTATCGGATCCAAGAAGCCTGTGAGATCCTTTTAGATTCCGGAAAAGACGAGATCCCTATCATTAGGGTCGCTATGGATCTAGGCTACCAATCCTTGGGGCCATTCAATCGTGCATTTAAAGAACTTACTGGAGTCACTCCAACCGAATTCCGACGCAACCGTGGCAGGGATGGATCCTTAAAAAGTACCGCCGATTTTGAAATCAGCTAG